The proteins below are encoded in one region of Ochotona princeps isolate mOchPri1 chromosome 24, mOchPri1.hap1, whole genome shotgun sequence:
- the LFNG gene encoding beta-1,3-N-acetylglucosaminyltransferase lunatic fringe, producing the protein MLKRCGRRLLLALAGALLACLLVLTADPPPPPAPAERGRRALRSLVSPAGAAPGALAREVHSLSAYFSLLARARRDVGPAPGRAPRAPAEALAPRDVFIAVKTTRKFHRARLDLLLQTWISRHKETVFIFTDGEDEVLARHTANVINTNCSAAHSRQALSCKMAVEYDRFVESGRKWFCHVDDDNYVNVRALLRLLASYPHMQDVYIGKPSLDRPLQATERLGEDQRPVHFWFATGGAGFCISRGLALKMSPWASGGHFLSTAERIRLPDDCTIGYIVEALLGVPLIRSHLFHSHLENLQQVPASELHEQVTLSYGMFENKRNAIHLKGPFSVEADPSRFRSVHCHLYPDTPWCPPTAVF; encoded by the exons ATGCTCAAGCGCTGCGGCCGGCGCCTGCTGCTGGCGCTGGCCGGAGCGCTGCTCGCCTGCCTGCTGGTGCTCACGGCCGACCCGCCACCGCCCCCGGCGCCCGCGGAGCGGGGCCGACGCGCGCTGCGCAGCCTGGTGAGTCCCGCGGGGGCGGCGCCCGGCGCGCTGGCCCGCGAGGTGCACAGTCTGTCCGCCTACTTCAGCCTGCTGGCCCGCGCGCGCAGAGACGTGGGACCCGCGCCCGGGCGCGCCCCGCGAGCCCCTGCCGAGGCGTTGGCGCCCCGCGACGTCTTCATCGCCGTCAAGACCACCAGAAAGTTTCACCGCGCGCGCCTCGACTTGCTGCTCCAGACCTGGATCTCGCGCCACAAGGAGACG GTATTCATTTTCACGGACGGGGAGGACGAAGTCCTGGCCAGGCACACGG ccAACGTGATCAACACCAACTGCTCGGCGGCACACAGCCGCCAGGCTCTGTCCTGCAAGATGGCGGTGGAGTATGACCGCTTCGTGGAGTCCGGGAGGAA GTGGTTCTGTCATGTGGATGATGACAATTACGTCAACGTGCGGGCCCTGCTACGGCTGCTGGCCAGCTACCCACACATGCAGGACGTGTACATCGGCAAGCCCAGCCTGGACCGGCCCCTCCAGGCCACCGAGCGACTGGGCGAGGACCAG CGTCCTGTCCACTTCTGGTTTGCCACTGGAGGTGCTGGCTTCTGCATCAGCCGTGGGCTGGCCCTGAAGATGAGCCCGTGGGCCAG CGGTGGCCACTTCCTGAGCACGGCAGAGCGTATCCGGCTGCCCGATGACTGCACCATCGGCTACATAGTGGAGGCCCTGCTGGGCGTGCCCCTCATCCGCAGCCACCTCTTCCACTCCCACCTGGAGAACCTGCAGCAGGTGCCCGCCTCTGAGCTACACGAACAG gtGACGCTGAGCTACGGTATGTTTGAGAACAAGCGGAATGCCATCCACCTGAAGGGGCCCTTCTCCGTGGAGGCTGACCCATCCAG GTTTCGCTCCGTCCACTGCCACCTGTACCCGGACACGCCCTGGTGTCCCCCGACCGCCGTCTTCTAG